From a single Miscanthus floridulus cultivar M001 chromosome 8, ASM1932011v1, whole genome shotgun sequence genomic region:
- the LOC136476906 gene encoding uncharacterized protein gives MPPPAPGSNDTPVAERWASLPEDLIRLVSSRVLAGDLLDYVRFRAVCGSWRSATASPRGRGVVDPRFHPRRWMMLPEGHGLHPGHPHLRGYIRFLNLDTGTFVRAHIPLFSDHCVVDSVHGLLVLLWDQDSAVRLVHPFTGDIAELPPLATVLPQLGTLLDTLPAPHRVKRLAESICASASFSGGVITVMLALHEVNHVAFATALDQQWTVSTWMYQYASPPPLSFQGKLYTACDVALSGVSEFTGEWESYGDVQVFQIDPPVNDGMGSGSKLQLPKLIATLPEGNLDVPMGLVECDSEILVVGYKDFDMLHFVVFKLTDLIQQRYIPITSIGGNTLFISERKLSVAPKALPTPVGDSVVCLEPRQHNLVHQQLTGGTWSPATDDCSLYGPAPVGPCSLIHLIFGCCIRIQCNRGQVFGNY, from the exons ATGCCACCTCCGGCACCGGGGTCCAACGACACCCCCGTTGCCGAGCGCTGGGCCTCACTGCCCGAGGATCTGATCCGCCTCGTCTCGTCGCGCGTGCTCGCCGGCGACCTGCTGGACTACGTCCGCTTCCGGGCCGTCTGCGGCAGCTGGCGGTCCGCCACCGCCTCCCCTCGCGGTCGCGGCGTCGTCGACCCGCGCTTCCACCCGCGCCGCTGGATgatgcttccggagggccacggCCTTCACCCCGGCCACCCTCACCTGCGCGGGTACATCCGCTTCCTCAACCTCGACACGGGGACCTTTGTCCGGGCCCACATCCCTCTCTTCAGCGACCACTGCGTCGTCGATTCGGTCCACGGCCTCCTCGTCCTGCTATGGGACCAGGACAGTGCCGTCCGCCTCGTCCACCCTTTCACTGGCGACATCGCTGAGCTCCCACCGCTCGCAACCGTCCTCCCGCAGCTAGGCACACTGCTGGATACCTTACCTGCGCCACACAGGGTCAAAAGGCTCGCGGAGTCAATCTGTGCTTCTGCTTCCTTCAGcggtggggtcatcaccgttatGCTTGCTCTTCATGAGGTAAACCATGTAGCCTTTGCTACGGCCCTGGACCAGCAATGGACTGTGTCAACCTGGATGTACCAATATGCATCTCCTCCACCATTGTCATTCCAAGGCAAACTGTACACGGCTTGTGACGTCGCATTATCTGGCGTATCGGAGTTTACTGGCGAATGGGAATCATATGGCGATGTCCAGGTTTTCCAGATTGATCCACCTGTGAATGATGGGATGGGCTCCGGTTCTAAGCTACAGCTGCCAAAGTTGATTGCCACACTCCCAGAAGGCAACCTCGATGTTCCTATGGGTCTCGTAGAATGTGATTCAGAAATCCTGGTGGTTGGCTACAAAGATTTCGACATGCTTCACTTTGTAGTTTTCAAGCTCACGGATCTTATCCAGCAAAGGTATATCCCGATAACAAGCATCGGAGGCAATACCTTGTTCATTTCAGAAAGGAAGTTGAGTGTTGCCCCTAAAGCGTTGCCTACCCCTGTGGGTGACAGTGTCGTCTGTCTTGAACCAAGGCAACACAATCTTGTGCACCAACAGCTCACTGGTGGCACCTGGTCTCCAGCAACCGATGATTGCAGCCTGTATGGTCCTGCACCTGTAGGTCCTTGTAGCCTCATCCACCTTATCTTCGGCTGCTGTATTCGCATTCAATG TAACAGAGGGCAAGTATTCGGAAACTATTAG